The following nucleotide sequence is from Megalops cyprinoides isolate fMegCyp1 chromosome 19, fMegCyp1.pri, whole genome shotgun sequence.
GAAAGACTCTGATTGTGAAGTTATGCCGTGCGCGTGGACCCCAATCTATGAACTCCAGTCACTTGAGTTACTGTGTGTTTCCCAATTCTGCATAGAACAACAGCTGTCATTTTCCTGAGTTTGTGATTCAAATAGCTCAGCTACATAGTAAATCAGATTCCCTGGAGAGGGCAGCACAGGCCCCCCTTGGGAAAGGcatttttgaaacagtagtACCTTGTAAGAGACAATGGTCACTTTCTCAGGTCTGTGTTTATCTATGGGTCTTTCATTCCTGCTAGCATTCAGTTTTATAACTGTTTACATCTCCTCACTATGGACAcgaaataattacatttgatcTGTTTTTCCCATCTCAGAGTAACATATAATGGTGGTGTTATTTGCTTAGTTGACTATGACAGCACATAATGCACTGACATTTCCTGCAGAAATACTTCAATGGGGTTTGGTTATTTGTTGTTTCATCAGCTGCACCAAATCcatatacatttgtttatttgaggAAACATACATTAGCATTCTGCACCAAGATCAACAAATGTGAGCAAATATGGTCACACTCAAAGAATAGGACTGAACtacttgaaaaataaatcaaatgtcCTTTGCCATGAAAATCACTTGGCATGTATGTCTCAGACGTTCATGGGCACCTTTTTCCTGTAAaaacctgtccctctctctctctgtctgagtccCACTGCTCACCTTTCACTCCCTGAATCTCAATGTTCACTTCTCTCCATTCCCTTTCAcactcttttctcttttccctcactctctctgagtctcagtgttcctttccctcactctctctgagtCTCAGTGTTCCtttccatcactctctctgagtctcagtgttcctttccctcactctctctgagtctgtgtaccattccctcactccctctgagTCTCAGTGTTCCtttccatcactctctctgagtctcagtgttcctttccctcactctctctgagtctgtgtaccattccctcactctctctgagtctcagtgttcctttccctcactctctctgagtctgtgtaccattccctcactctctctgagtctctctgttctttttcccTTACCCTCTCTGagtctcagtgttcttttcctgCACTCTGTCTGagtctcagtgttcttttcctaGTTCACATCCCTCTCCGTGTGTCCCTCCCCAGGCGGTGTGGGCATCGCAGCCACccagctgtgtcacacagtgAAGGATGTGACGGTGTTCGGCACGGCGTCGGCAAGCAAGCACGAGGCCATTAGCCAGGGCGGGGTCACGCACCCCATTGATTACCGTACACGGGACTATGTGGATGAAATCCGGAAGATCAGCCCCAAAGGTAAGAGTTTGCAGCTTCGTGTTTCAGGTCCTATAGCCTGACAGTTGCCATTGCCACAGTGTCCTATTTCAGGTACAGTATTGCCAGCCACTGCCTATATTAGatggcatttgttttttgttcataacCATATTTTACTTGTATTGGCAGAAAGTAAATGGTTGTATCTTatttaacttttgttttatttactgttgcAGTTTCTTAAAACTCTGTTATGTGCTGATGTGTCTAGCTTTCATCCCATCCTAATCTTAAAACATGGGAATTAAAGTTCTAAAAGGCACAAACTCTGTGTAAACCATTGTTTATATAAGCTTTTTCCTTGGCGACACCACACGTTGAGCCAGGTATTATTTCTTAATGCAGCCCATCTCAAGTGAAGTTatcataatttcataatcaCACAATTGCCACTCCTAAGGAACTGCTGACAAACCTTTGTTAATGTGACAATACTGATATGACTTGGTAATACAGAACGACAAAAATACAGGAGTAGAGAGTCGTGCAATAGCAGAGCTCTGTATGATAGTATCCACCATAAATCATAATCACAACGCTGTTTGCCTCTCATCCTGATCCAGATGTTGTTCAGGACCTGCAATTTGTCCATCACTGTTCTAAACCAATGTCAGCTGCATCTCCAGgatttattttgtactttgaTCCGAGCATGTTGCTTACAATCAAGAGCACCACAACTCTTTCGCACATAAACCAAACGGTGTCATAGCTGGATGTGGCTATGTTCAAGGGACTAATTTGGAAGCTTTCTCTGCCAGACCTCTCTGTTGCTAAAACAAAAGCTAAGTGGGAGTTGTTGTGATCTTTTGATCAATGACCAGTAGACATCTGGCCAATAGGAGCATGTCTAAAAACCCCATCTGGTTTTTTAGAAGAGTCTGGTTGAAGTCGGCTGCATGGCTCCAAAATTGACGTTTTGAGTTTTTTAAGGTTATTTTGTGAGGAAAGGTATGCATATAAATTACCATTAATTGAACAACATTTTCCCTTATCAGGATATATAAGATATTCCAACTTTCCCTCTACCTCCCTTTATGCAACGCAGTTCTTTCCTTCTCCAATATGCACACTGcataaacattacataactctcttttgctctcactttctctgtacctctttctctgcctgtctgtctctttgcactctgcctttctttttgccctccctttctctctgtgtttctttctctctgcctgtcattttctctctcctactctgtccctttctctttccGAGCTAAATTCAGGCTTTACTGACATGGGAAGGAAATATATCTGTGTACCCAAAGAAAAATGGTGTAGCTGTACAACACTATAAAACATATTGAGAAGTGCAGTTAacaagtaataaataaaaaaactaaaaagtaGGTTCGTTTGCATTGTTATGTGAATAGATGATTTGTTTAGGACTCCACACCCAGAGTGTAATTCGATTACACGATAAATAACTATTTTAACCATTCCAAGTTAGACTTAAATTACCTTAAAGCTGAAGCTTGATTTATGGGCTGCACTCAGTGTGCCTCTGGTTGTGACAGGTGGCTGTAGATATGCCAGCGCAGTGCGCTGCTTTTTTCTGCATGCAGGATGGGCAGTTGTGATGAATACCCTGCAATGCAAGGAGCTCTGGATGAAGTAgaatttttaaagtaaatttcCTTtgtatcgctctctctctctctctctctctctctctctctctttgtatgtgtgtgcgtgtgtctaactccctctttctctcttaggTTTGGACATAGTGCTGGACCCCTTAGGAGGTTCTGACACTCACAAGGCTTTCAACCTGCTGAAGCCCATGGGAAAGCTCATCACTTACGGTGAGAGACAGCACCTTTGAGCCTTCCACCCCTGAGGCGAGAGGCCTGGACACCAGGTCCATGGGAGCAGCTGCTGCTTGTCTACCTTTGTCATGCAGagcagcacactgaaaatgcaacacGACTTGTTCTATGGGATGATAATACCCACTGCTGCGCAGATCAATTTTCAGAGTCCGACCCCTATTAAGTGCCTATTAATAAATCAGGCTGACATGCACCTTTTGCATACTTATAAAACGGGGTATAAAGATACCCTGATCTAAGACTGAGCTCTCTGACTACTATATAGTCTCTGTGGGAGGGTTTTTTGTCAGGCATTGAGCTTAGAGCTGCACGTACGCAGTGGTAGGCCGAGGAGATAACCACAAAGAAACAGGGTCATATCCTCGCACCGTGAACATGGacttgctccccccccccctcccctcccttcacggctctccccccatctcctcctGCACTTTATCAGAAGTATGCGCCGACAAACAATGGCCGCTCTGTCCCCCGACCTGGAATGTGTCTGAATGTAGCGCAGTGGTTCTTCTCCAGCTCGCTCTGCTCTGTGAGCTGCCTTTGTCCCCTGTCTACAGGGGGAGCAGAGCccgagagaggggggagaggggatctggggacagggacagagacagagagagagagcgggagggagggagagatagagagagaatgagggaggaagggagggagggagggggaagatgGAATatggggacagagaaagagacagaaactggggcaagagagagagtggtcAGAGTGTatgggagaagagagagagagaagagagtcagagacagagggagaaagagagacagaactggGACGGGAGATCTTCGAGCTAATGAATCTGATTCTGAATGGTAATGGCAATAATGCTGAATCCAAAGGGGCCCAGAAAGGCCAGGGCAGAGGCAGCGTCTCAACATTTGTGTGCCCTTGTCGTAGCATCATATGCTCCAGAAATCTAGTTAAGATTGCAACAAAACAGCTGATCACAACATTCTGAACGTACATGCTTCCAATGTTGCCAATATCAGAGCTTTTCAATATGTCATCCCATTGGTCATGGTGTACCTTACAGCAAGCTCAATTGCAGtcagacaagaaaaacaaatttctgaataaataattaGAAAAGAAACTATTACAACAGCAAGTAACTTGCCTAGTATTACGAACACTCCAGAGGAAGGTGACAATAATGGTCATTCCATCAGCTGACGGACAACACCAAGGCTGGTGACCTGGCACAAGCAAAGTAGCAGCACTGTTCTTAATATTAGCCAACTCGTTGCCCTGattgccagacacacacacatctgaggCCAGTCCATGCTGACTAACCTAGACCCTACAAATTGCATTTCAGAGGTGCATTTAACAAATGAGCATGGTTGTAAATGAGGCTTGACTGATGGGAAGGTGAAGGGACTTTAAACCTTTCGTCTGCCGTTGTCAGGTGCTGCCAACGTGCTGACAGGGCAGAGGAAGAACCTGCTGGCCGTGGCCAAGACCTGGTACAACCAGTTCTCCATCAACGCTCTCAGCCTGATGCACGCTAACAAGTCTGTCTGCGGCTACCACCTCGGCTATCTGGACGGGGAGTTTGAACTGATCTCGCAGGTGATGGCCAAGCTGCTGGAGCTCTACAACCAGGGCAAGGTCAAGCCCAGGGTGGACTCCACATGGCATTTCGAGCAGGTGAGAGTGGGGGAACCgagtgggtgtgtatgtgcgtgtgttagTGTGTCAGATCAAACAAACAGATCCAATTAATGCgcattcctctctctcatactcACTCTACAAACATAGAAGAAGAATTTAACTAAAAACCCAACATAAAGTGTATGCATGGATTACATACACCACCACCCAGTATCAATCCGCTATATACCTTGCTGCTAGGGCAGCACATCTCTGTTGAATGTCTTTCAACGGATGCTCTCAATGAACTCCCTttacattgttatatttttcattctgtttatttctttcgttctcactgtctctcttactctcaaacacgcacaacacacacacaagctcaaaaaacacacacacatactctcttttgttgccatggtgacctCCATggactgtgtgttttgttaaataCCTAGATAACCATATAAAGCATACACAAACAAGACCCTTACCACTGAAACTCATTCTGATGCACTTATCTGTAAAAACGTCGCCAGGTGAGGTTGAAGCTGTCATGTGATGTTTAACTTCCATTTGTTGCACTGGCTGTTGAAGTGGAGGAGAGATCCTACCTCAAGATCAGCTACTTCTTGATGCAGCAGTTACAGTGGCGGCGCTTGTTGTaaccttcatttttatttcataattaagcAACTTGACAGTACAATTCTACAGCCTCCCTcattcccatacacacacacacacacacacacacacaccacacctcTGAAGACCTCCCCTCTATTCTCAAGCATTCTTTCCTTCAGGAGAGcgcacccccccacactcctTCACTCCACCTCTCTCTATGTGCGTATCTAACGGTCGTCAGGGGCCTGCTTCAGAGATTTGCTGTTGCTAGGAGATGGGCCGCTGTTGCCGTGGCACTGGTCGCTAGGTGGTCTggctgtgggtggggggttgggatGGAGACTGATGGAGTCAGGCTCTGAAGTGTCTGTCTACTCATTTTGGGGCTTTATGGAGCAAATTTGCCATTGAGATCCCTGGATCAATGGCAGTGAAAATCCTGACAAAAatcctcactctcactcactcattctctcacCCACTCGCTTATCATTACTCACTCATTTATTCACTCACTCGCTCATCAttactcactcattcattcccTCTGTCGCTCAATTACTCTCTAATTCAGTCACTCACTTATACACTGACTCATTCACTGTGTCATTCAGTgactcgctcgctctctctctctccttcacatgCTTTGACTCGGAAAGCCGCTGACTCTTGCTCTGCCCCTGCTCTCCCCCAGGTGGGTGACGCCATGCGGAGGATGCAGGAGCGAAACAACATTGGCAAGGTGATCCTCCTCCCGGAGCCCAAGAAGGAAGAGCCCAAGATAGAGGAGGAGAAGacggaggagaagaaggaggagcccaagaaagaggaggagaaaaaggaggagaagaagaaagaggagcCCAAGAAGGAGGAAAATTGAGAATTACGGGTCTCAAGCAGGCAATTAGGAGGCCCTCTTTGGGGGGGCAAGGtattgttttttggggggtggggggagggtccCTGTCTAATTTTACAGCAGTCCAAGTCACCCAGACCAACTCTCAGCTCCCCATATCCTCTCTGGTCATGGCAACCAAGCTTTGGTCTCAGGCCTCCCACCCATCCACCGGGTTTCTAAGTGTTCTGAATCAATTTTTCCCTCTAAGGCTCACACTCATTCACCTTATAATTACGCTTGAGCTCTTTAATCATCAAATACTCACCTTACTTCAtaagaacaaaaaggaaaatgactgTAATGCTCTGATTGATTGAACTGTTCAATCTTCTTcacttaaaacagaaaaaccccAAGGATAGTGGGTGATATCCTGGCCCAAGGCTGATGACCGTTGCTGTGACAACTGTACTCCCTCTTGCACAGTACCCTGACCCCCCACTCCTTTAAAATTGGTTTAGACTGCTCTGCGGTGAATTTATACCTTTTTGACCTCCCCTCATACCTCAAAGGTATCCCATCATCCACCTTGCCCCTCCCTTGACAAGCATTGGTccagactcacagacagacaacccccccccccccccccccccacttagCTCTGCCCCTGGCCTCCTTGTCCTGTTGAAGACCCACACAGGACCTTGTATGTCTGATATAGCAGTGGATAAATTAATGCTGCAGATGATTGGCTGTTGGCTGCCCAGAGACATTTACTTGCATGCGAGCTTATTGGCTTCCAGCCTGGAGAGCTGGCATGTAGACTTCAGCATGTAATAGCCGGCTGACTGATGAGAACCGTCCATCTCTTTTTCATAATTGCCTCCTGCTTTTATCAGTATCACAGAATTATGTGTATCTGTATTATATTCATATCGGCAGTATTACCGTATTCACTGTATTATCATGTTTCTTCTCTGATCAAATGACATTGTCTCTCTTGCCCTATAATGTGAAGGTGGAATTTTCCGTTTTTAGTTGAGATCAGCCTCTAGCTCAGGCTTTTATTGTCCATGGGCTGCTGTGCCAGCTTGATGACAAATTCACCATTGCATattatggtgttttttttagcCAATACAGGGTGAGAAATTACTGCTCATTATAGTCATTTGCTAAAGTTAGGCACATGCTGGTATGTTGAGAAGGCAGGAATGTGGTTATATCTCCTATGTCTGAGTCCCATTTCTCCTGTCCTCCTCCAGCAGTCCGCCCTCCGGACTGTTTCCCGTAATATTCACATCTTGTCACATTGACCGGTCATTTGCCGTTTGCTGCGGCCGTGGAGAGGCAAACAAAAACGTGTACCTAGTGGGCAGTCTCCACCCCGCCTTTCCTCGGTCGTTcgctccctcttcctctctcgcATTTTTATCTTTTcgtctccccctctgtccctctctctccctctctctgtctctctcagctggtCGGCATAGCAACAGGCGTCCAGCTCGTCAGAGGTGGTGGTGaggtctccctccctcccattgCCTCCCTCTCTGGAGAGCTGCACAGGTTTGCCCAGCGAGAACGTCAGAGGCTATTTGCACTGCCTTAGATAAGAAACCGGTCATACAGTGTTACATACAGGGACTATTCCAAGCAGTGTGTGGTAAAAGGTGGTAATATAAACCTCAGTTCAAACCAGTCTATCAGTTCCGCTTCCTaccctccccccaccatcaAACATTAAGGGGTCCAGTCTGAAGTGGCCCCGACAACAATAGCACGTCATTACATTGCAAGAAGCACACAATGTGAGAGCTCAGCCACTCTCTGACTGAATATTTTTGCggggtctgtctgtctgtgagtctggCTCTGTTTGGTCTGCGGTGGCTCAGGTCTGCCCAGTGACTTTGTGAAGAAAGTGTTTTGCCTTTTGTATTAGCACGAGTGTCTTCACTCATGTTTTGTGAGTTACCTGTGCGTTGATACGTGTGTGAAGTTGTGCATGTGCTCAGGTCTTAAAACGCTCTTCCCCTTGGCCCCTCTGCCTCCGCTGcatcttccctttctctctcccctctctttctctgccccttccctgtcctcctctctctttctggttGGAGGTCTGAGTGAAGACGGTTGGTTTGGATATTTTGCACTCCTCTCGCTGATCGTATTGCACTTCCAGGGCTGACTCACACTCCGAATGGCAGTTTGACCCTGGTCCGTTCAGGTTTTTGCAAATTCAGGATATTGTCAGCAAATCGCATTGCACAATACATGCACCAGTGCCTGCTGATTCACTCAGACGAAGATAACAAACATCCAGCATTTACACAAGCCCCCAGTGGCTGTTCGTGTGCATTAGCCTGTGGCTGTAAAAACCTGGATTGGCCTAAAGTGCTCTGCATTGGGAGTCTCACTGCCACCCCTGGGTTTGGGAGTGACTGTGTTTTTGTCCAGTTATGTTCTGTTCTGATCTGCTGCCTTCCCCTGTGTTCCTGTGGACAGTGGTTTTGTTGCGAGTATATTGTGAGTAACAAGTGCTAAAGTGAAGGATGTTGtgatttatattgttatttttgaattCAATGTCACGTGCACTTAATGGGGACCTGCTACAGTACATTCCTTTAAAGCGATACTTTTCTTCCTTTATCATCCTGACAAATTGTGCCAAATTGTATGTGAAATCCTCTGGCATTGCTTTGGTGACAACTATCCAATtgttgaagaaaaaacacagaaaaaaagccaaatcaagtttttttgttttctaaaatgtatttgaattgcTGCCTAAACAACACATGGATGCTTTTTTATGAcgttgtgcaaaaaaaaaaaaaaaaaaagttgcaccCTGTATGGTTTCTCTCTCAAATGTTTATGTTGGCTGACCCTCTTACTAGCATTAAATTTGGTGCCATTGTTGTAATTCTCCCCCATTGAATTGTCAAAGTATTCCCTGTGCCTCAGCTCTGACAAATACCAGATTACCTCCTCTTACTTTTCATCCTTCTGGAACTTCACTGCACTGCCTCCAGTTCAgctcacagtaaaaaaaaaaaaaaaaaaaaaagctgttggcTCTGGCACTTGGTAACCCTATGTATTTCTACAGCATAAAACTGCACGCTGGTGCCACAGTGAATGTTGTCTCGTGTGGGTGCGTGAAGGGTGAGTCACCACAGCGCGCTCGCACGCTGACGTGCGGCTCGGCCGCGGCGAGACGAAGCGTACAAGAGCTCCAGCGCGTTCCTCTCTGAAGCGTTTCGTTGCATGCCATGCTTCCATACCATCGCATCCTTTTCCTGTCGCTGTCAGGATGAGGTCCAAGTCCCTCAGTAATGCAAGCGAGGAAGCAGATGCTCTTTCCAGCTGCGGTGGTATGTCACCACTGCAGCCCAGCTGCTAGGAAGCTAATCTCAATATCCAGTCATGGCCAGTTCGACACATTCCAGCTTTCCTCCATTACACGGCATTCTTTGTCGTTTTCGACTTTAAAAacaaggaggaaagaaaaaaataagatttatttACATCTGGATCGAAAAAGGGTGAAATTTTGGATGCCTTCAGCATGATTTGTTTTATGCAGTAAGTGgaattttcctcttttaattgaaacaaaatggctgccagatGAGCTAGGAGTTGGGCCGTGTGGTTCAGGTGGGTGGGGTAGGAGTGCAATTGGATGCCAGAAGGGTCAGTGCTGATCTGCTGGATGATCCAATTTCCCCCAGACTCCTAATGCCTGATGGATTTTCCAGCTTTGTGAGCCTGCAGCAGGAGTCAGCCTGAATAGCAGTTTGCTTCAGACTGAACCTCTAGGCCTGCATTCAGTTAGAACCACAGTGACTCAGCTGTCTGCATGGAACCTTTCTAGTCTTTCTAGAAAgtatgaaactgaaattaatccattttctgaggaaaaaaaaaagatgtgtacCTTTAATTAGCTCAAATCAGTTTAAAGCAATCAGTAACTGAATGTTAAATTATGCAGCAGATACCGTTTTGTTGGAACATATTTGCAAacatctgtatgtctgtgaagtagtgtttggtgtgtttttggagATTCTGTGTTTACTTGTTTACAAGTACCCGCAAATACGCTGATAGATCCAGAGTTCATTGTTTCAGGCCACACATTCTGGGCTCCGGGTACTTTTTGCCTCCAACAACACACCAAAGATAAGCTGATCCAACCATAATCTTAAACCCAACAACTATGTGAAAACAACTGAAGCTCATCCAGGTTCAGTGTAGGATCAGTGACCACCACAGCCAGGGGTTTTTTGgctgctagtttttttttctgtttatttgtttcctttttaagtGATGCGCATCATTCTAAAATGCAGTTGTCTGTCTTCATGCATGCAGTTCCTGGTAGTCTGCATGCAAGAT
It contains:
- the LOC118794417 gene encoding synaptic vesicle membrane protein VAT-1 homolog — translated: MSGEDAPAQQQKAEEQKQESKTAEQPTSESKQESQPAAEAKAAPAAAAAATEKAPEEEVFTYRSLVLSGHGGYDKVKLQVKKGKPAPKNGEVLVRVKACGLNFADLLGRQGLYDRLPSPPVTPGMECSGVIEALGEEVTDRKVGDKVLVLNRCGMWQEVVTVPASHTFIMPEGMGFEEGAALPVNYITAYMMLFDFGNLRPNQSVLVHMAAGGVGIAATQLCHTVKDVTVFGTASASKHEAISQGGVTHPIDYRTRDYVDEIRKISPKGLDIVLDPLGGSDTHKAFNLLKPMGKLITYGAANVLTGQRKNLLAVAKTWYNQFSINALSLMHANKSVCGYHLGYLDGEFELISQVMAKLLELYNQGKVKPRVDSTWHFEQVGDAMRRMQERNNIGKVILLPEPKKEEPKIEEEKTEEKKEEPKKEEEKKEEKKKEEPKKEEN